From Primulina tabacum isolate GXHZ01 chromosome 2, ASM2559414v2, whole genome shotgun sequence, one genomic window encodes:
- the LOC142538044 gene encoding alpha-amylase/subtilisin inhibitor-like produces the protein MEIKRKLTIIILIEIFLLQLPYFSCPTFCQPTENSIQDLEGNELQKHTKYHIFSGAGGGLSLSARDSRYPCPHNVMQETNNSSVGLSVEIFPADQKQAIKLSADVNIAFLAATVCVQSTVWRVGSLDPFTGRRYVRSNGELGRPGAENWFKIERNVGSGEGYYKIVYCPRVVDICEDVGVFAEKSRRWLGLGGDPLLIAFKKVDPAYHELTTYIRN, from the coding sequence ATGGAAATTAAAAGAAAACTCACCATAATTATACTCATCGAAATTTTCCTCCTCCAACTACCCTATTTTTCTTGCCCGACATTTTGTCAACCTACGGAGAATTCCATCCAAGATTTGGAGGGCAACGAGCTCCAAAAGCATACGAAGTACCACATATTCTCCGGCGCCGGCGGCGGGCTCTCCCTCTCCGCCAGGGACAGCCGCTACCCCTGCCCACACAACGTCATGCAAGAGACCAACAACAGCTCCGTCGGGCTCTCTGTGGAAATTTTCCCTGCTGACCAGAAGCAAGCAATAAAGTTGTCCGCCGACGTAAACATAGCGTTCCTCGCAGCCACAGTTTGTGTGCAGTCTACGGTGTGGCGAGTGGGAAGCTTGGACCCGTTTACAGGGCGGCGATATGTGAGGAGCAACGGGGAGCTGGGTCGGCCTGGGGCGGAGAACTGGTTTAAGATAGAGAGGAACGTCGGGAGTGGAGAGGGTTACTACAAGATTGTGTACTGTCCTAGGGTGGTCGATATATGTGAGGATGTGGGAGTGTTTGCGGAGAAAAGTAGGAGGTGGCTTGGTTTGGGTGGCGACCCACTATTGATTGCTTTCAAGAAAGTGGATCCCGCATACCACGAGTTAACAACGTATATCAGAAATTAA
- the LOC142538045 gene encoding uncharacterized protein LOC142538045 has protein sequence MAKGSFLLFLQLVIFSFFTSASSLSMSKSDFAALREIRNSLTEIPSAAATRFFSSWDFSAADPCTSFAGVTCFSSRVTILSLGTGLSESPGLAGTLSPAIAKLTELNQLILFSGIVTGPIPFRLGSLHNLRVISLTRNRLTEDIPAAIFNLPNLHTLDLSHNQLSGRIPPAVPGLNQLKVLILSNNKLLGNLPSSFCDQLLHLDLSNNYLTGTLPEQIPSGLRYLSLSNNHIWGPIDGLESLSELAYLDLSMNRFSGAIPTYLFRPCITSMLLQRNNLSGGVPQSPPWSYGAGSTVDLSHNFLTGEITPALIGVETLFLNNNRLNGQVPEEYVQSVKAGTMKTLYLQHNYITGFPIEEGYVLPETTAVCISYNCMAAPPLGMAACPASAGYQRSRPAYQCAASHNRTSSSLD, from the coding sequence atGGCAAAAGGaagttttcttttgtttcttcAACTTGTTATCTTCTCCTTTTTCACATCAGCATCATCGCTTTCCATGAGCAAATCTGATTTCGCTGCATTGCGTGAAATCAGGAACAGCCTAACCGAAATTCCTTCCGCAGCCGCCACACGGTTCTTCTCCAGTTGGGACTTTTCCGCCGCCGACCCTTGCACCTCATTCGCCGGAGTCACTTGTTTCTCCTCTAGAGTTACGATTCTTTCTCTTGGCACCGGCCTCTCTGAATCACCTGGGCTAGCAGGAACGCTTTCCCCCGCCATTGCCAAGCTCACCGAGCTTAATCAATTGATTCTCTTCTCCGGCATTGTCACGGGACCCATCCCTTTTCGTCTTGGTTCCCTCCACAACCTTAGAGTCATCTCTCTTACTCGCAACCGCTTAACTGAAGATATCCCAGCCGCCATTTTCAACCTGCCGAATCTTCACACCCTAGATCTCAGCCACAACCAGCTCTCAGGCCGTATCCCGCCCGCCGTGCCTGGTTTGAATCAATTAAAGGTCCTGATTTTATCCAACAATAAACTTCTCGGAAACCTGCCCTCCAGCTTCTGTGATCAGCTCCTTCACCTGGATCTCAGCAACAACTACTTAACCGGGACGTTGCCGGAGCAAATTCCGTCGGGTCTCCGCTACCTGTCGTTGTCGAATAACCACATATGGGGCCCGATTGACGGCCTGGAATCGCTCTCCGAGTTAGCATACTTGGATTTGAGCATGAACCGATTCAGTGGGGCCATCCCAACTTACCTGTTTCGACCTTGTATCACATCAATGCTCCTTCAACGGAACAATTTGTCAGGCGGGGTCCCACAATCTCCGCCGTGGAGTTATGGGGCAGGGTCCACTGTGGACCTGAGTCACAATTTCTTGACAGGTGAAATAACTCCGGCTTTAATTGGAGTCGAGACCCTTTTCCTGAACAATAATCGGTTAAACGGGCAAGTTCCCGAGGAATACGTGCAGAGCGTAAAGGCTGGCACCATGAAAACACTATATCTGCAGCATAATTACATAACGGGATTCCCGATAGAGGAGGGCTACGTCCTGCCGGAAACAACCGCAGTCTGCATATCTTACAACTGCATGGCGGCGCCGCCATTGGGGATGGCAGCGTGCCCGGCCAGCGCCGGGTACCAGCGATCCAGGCCTGCTTACCAATGTGCAGCCTCTCATAATCGGACCTCCTCTTCTTTGGATTGA
- the LOC142536790 gene encoding uncharacterized protein LOC142536790 yields MAKHSIVQVLIFLLNSGTLLISLACPTCPYLPPKHPPYVKPPTSRPKPPVVKPPPPYVPNPPPYIPKPPPNPPPYIPKPPPSVYPPIKPEPPIVPKPPIETPCPPPPPPKKRKETCPINTLKLGACVDLFGSLGHLIIGTSAKDTCCPVLEGLADADAALCLCTTIKAKLLNINIILPIALEVLVYCGKTPPPGFQCPA; encoded by the coding sequence ATGGCCAAGCATAGCATCGTACAAGTGCTAATCTTTCTTCTCAACTCGGGGACATTGTTGATTTCTCTAGCATGCCCAACTTGCCCATACCTCCCACCCAAACACCCTCCCTACGTAAAACCACCTACCTCCCGGCCAAAGCCGCCCGTCGTCAAGCCACCACCACCCTACGTGCCCAATCCGCCACCTTACATACCCAAGCCTCCTCCGAATCCCCCTCCTTACATACCCAAACCTCCTCCCAGTGTATACCCTCCAATCAAACCTGAACCACCAATCGTGCCTAAACCGCCAATCGAGACTCCATGCCCTCCCCCACCACCTCCGAAGAAACGAAAGGAAACATGCCCTATTAACACTTTGAAACTTGGTGCATGTGTCGATTTGTTTGGTAGCCTCGGGCATCTTATAATTGGTACCAGTGCCAAGGACACTTGTTGTCCTGTGCTAGAAGGGCTGGCGGACGCGGATGCAGCACTGTGCCTTTGCACCACTATCAAAGCAAAGCTTCTCAACATCAACATAATTCTCCCCATTGCACTTGAAGTTCTCGTTTACTGCGGAAAAACTCCACCCCCCGGCTTCCAGTGCCCCGCCTAA
- the LOC142536789 gene encoding uncharacterized protein LOC142536789, whose protein sequence is MDAKMEQLVSMGFSNDSAAEALASAAGDVVKATDWLLQTQNPLPFSSTPPVIQPKINRFFHFHSKKDQNPPKSQQETEEDESTRLLIHREKRRKLSDDQENIQKPPPEALAFPLPNAPLSERMRPRVLDEVVGQDHLLGRDSLLRAAIECDRLPSIILWGPPGTGKTSIARAIVSSCGSSFYRFVSLSAVTCGVKDVRDTVDEARKLKQKANKRTVLFLDEVHRFNKAQQDSFLPVIEDGSIVFIGATTENPSFHLITPLLSRCRLLTLHPLKPCDLAILLNRAVSDMDRGLAMNLKGMVKIEVNEEAIDFLSLHCDGDARVALNGLEISATTATARFKKSDIDKESNIVVAVNDVKESLQSKHLAYDRAGEEHYNLISALHKSMRGSDADASIYWLARMLEGGEEPLYIARRLIRFACEDVGLADPQALTQAVSCYQGCHFIGMPECNVILGQCVSYLALAPKSISVYRAIEAAQKVVKESVGQNERVPLHLRNAPTKLMRNLGYGKDYIYPPDNSNSSSQTYLPASLQGYKFLYWP, encoded by the coding sequence ATGGATGCTAAAATGGAGCAACTAGTAAGCATGGGTTTCTCAAATGATTCCGCCGCTGAAGCTCTGGCTTCCGCCGCTGGCGACGTCGTTAAAGCTACCGATTGGCTTCTCCAAACTCAAAACCCTCTACCATTCAGTTCCACCCCTCCAGTAATCCAACCCAAAATCAATCGATTTTTCCACTTCCACTCCAAGAAGGACCAAAACCCACCGAAATCCCAACAAGAAACCGAGGAAGATGAATCGACCCGTCTGTTGATTCATCGTGAAAAGCGTCGAAAATTGTCAGATGACCAAGAAAATATCCAGAAACCCCCACCAGAAGCATTAGCGTTTCCTCTGCCCAACGCGCCGTTGTCGGAGAGAATGAGGCCGCGCGTGCTCGACGAGGTTGTTGGACAGGACCACCTTCTGGGGAGAGATTCCCTCCTACGCGCCGCCATCGAGTGCGACCGTCTCCCTTCTATCATCCTCTGGGGCCCACCCGGCACTGGTAAAACATCAATTGCCAGAGCCATTGTGAGTTCGTGTGGATCTTCCTTTTACCGATTCGTTTCTCTGTCTGCCGTCACTTGTGGCGTGAAAGATGTTAGAGATACAGTCGATGAGGCCAGAAAGTTGAAACAAAAAGCCAACAAGAGGACGGTTCTTTTCCTTGATGAAGTGCACCGGTTCAACAAGGCGCAGCAAGATTCTTTCCTGCCTGTTATTGAGGACGGGAGCATTGTTTTCATCGGCGCCACCACTGAAAACCCATCCTTCCACTTGATCACGCCATTGTTGTCTCGTTGCAGATTATTAACCCTTCATCCGTTGAAGCCATGTGATCTAGCAATACTCCTCAATCGAGCTGTTTCAGACATGGACCGGGGGTTGGCTATGAACTTGAAGGGAATGGTTAAAATTGAAGTCAATGAAGAAGCTATCGACTTTCTGTCGTTGCATTGTGATGGAGATGCAAGGGTGGCATTGAATGGTCTCGAGATTTCAGCCACAACAGCAACCGCACGGTTCAAGAAATCTGATATAGATAAAGAATCGAATATCGTTGTCGCAGTAAACGACGTCAAAGAATCGTTACAGAGCAAGCATTTGGCCTATGATAGAGCAGGGGAGGAACATTACAATCTGATCAGTGCCCTACACAAGTCTATGAGAGGGAGTGATGCTGATGCCTCCATTTATTGGTTGGCTCGAATGTTAGAAGGAGGTGAAGAGCCACTCTACATTGCACGCAGGCTGATTAGATTCGCCTGCGAGGATGTTGGTTTGGCTGATCCACAGGCTTTAACACAAGCCGTTTCTTGTTACCAAGGCTGTCATTTTATTGGGATGCCGGAGTGTAACGTGATACTCGGACAGTGTGTTTCATACTTGGCTTTGGCTCCTAAATCTATATCTGTTTATCGCGCAATCGAAGCTGCGCAGAAGGTTGTAAAAGAATCCGTGGGACAGAATGAAAGGGTTCCACTACATTTGAGGAATGCACCAACGAAGCTAATGCGGAATCTTGGATATGGGAAAGATTATATCTATCCTCCGGATAATTCCAACTCTTCATCACAAACGTATTTACCAGCTTCACTTCAAGGTTACAAGTTTCTTTATTGGCCATAG